A portion of the Chondrinema litorale genome contains these proteins:
- a CDS encoding maleylpyruvate isomerase N-terminal domain-containing protein: MSQDTVSHIDVRALFRPLDEALISLLKSLSADDWNKQTVAKKWKVKDVATHLLDGNIRALSIQRDKYFGEVPPQINGYSDMVNWLNQLNADWVNATKRISPAVLIFLHEFTGKETSTYFESLDLFEEAIFPVDWAGESVSYNWMHLSREYTEKWHHQQQIREAVGKEGIMTKQFYFPLIDTYFRALPNTFKDTQAEAGTLIKTTITSEIGGSWCLLKKEEKWELVITANKEPDAKVEIPAEVSWQLFSKNKRANEVINQIQLSGNTVLAKQVLEMVSVMA, from the coding sequence ATGTCTCAAGATACAGTTTCACATATTGATGTTCGAGCGTTATTTAGGCCGTTAGATGAAGCACTCATTTCGCTGTTAAAATCTTTGAGTGCAGATGATTGGAATAAGCAAACAGTTGCCAAAAAATGGAAGGTGAAAGATGTAGCCACACATTTATTAGATGGAAACATTAGAGCACTTTCTATCCAAAGAGATAAATATTTTGGTGAAGTTCCCCCTCAGATTAATGGTTATTCAGATATGGTGAATTGGCTAAATCAGTTAAATGCCGATTGGGTAAATGCTACCAAAAGAATTAGTCCTGCTGTGCTTATTTTTTTACATGAATTTACAGGAAAAGAAACTTCCACTTACTTCGAATCGCTCGATTTGTTTGAAGAGGCAATTTTCCCAGTAGATTGGGCGGGAGAATCTGTGAGTTACAACTGGATGCATCTGTCTAGAGAATACACCGAGAAATGGCACCATCAACAACAAATAAGAGAAGCTGTTGGTAAAGAAGGAATTATGACAAAGCAATTCTATTTTCCTTTAATCGACACTTACTTTAGAGCCTTACCTAACACTTTTAAAGATACTCAAGCAGAAGCCGGAACATTAATTAAAACAACAATCACTTCTGAAATAGGAGGTAGTTGGTGCCTTTTGAAAAAAGAGGAAAAATGGGAGTTGGTAATAACTGCTAATAAAGAACCAGATGCTAAAGTTGAGATTCCTGCAGAAGTTTCTTGGCAACTCTTTTCTAAAAACAAGCGAGCAAACGAAGTGATAAATCAAATCCAACTAAGTGGAAATACCGTTTTAGCCAAGCAAGTGTTAGAAATGGTTTCTGTAATGGCTTAA
- a CDS encoding YwbE family protein: MADGRSRKDIQIGQTVEVVQKHDQRTGDLTEGVVKRILTNSSTHPHGIKVMLESGEVGRVKNILS, translated from the coding sequence ATGGCAGACGGCAGAAGTAGAAAAGATATTCAGATTGGGCAAACTGTAGAGGTAGTACAAAAGCACGATCAGCGAACTGGAGATTTAACCGAAGGGGTAGTAAAACGCATTCTTACCAACTCGTCTACACATCCACATGGAATAAAAGTGATGTTAGAATCTGGCGAAGTGGGTAGAGTAAAGAATATTTTATCGTGA
- a CDS encoding GNAT family N-acetyltransferase, whose product MEITISETRELKQEDIIALYKANKWSAAEKTEALHKALINSHSLVSAWEGDKLVGLGNAISDGYLMVYYPHLLVHPDYQGKGIGKMIVDKMQEKYSGFHMQMLTADGKAIDFYKKLGFERAGKTEPMWIYKGTEH is encoded by the coding sequence ATGGAAATTACAATTTCAGAAACACGCGAGCTGAAACAAGAAGATATTATCGCATTGTACAAAGCAAATAAATGGAGTGCTGCCGAAAAAACAGAAGCATTACATAAGGCATTAATCAACTCGCACTCGCTAGTAAGTGCATGGGAAGGAGACAAGCTTGTTGGTTTAGGAAATGCCATTTCTGATGGGTATTTAATGGTTTACTATCCGCATTTGTTGGTGCATCCTGATTATCAAGGAAAAGGCATCGGGAAAATGATTGTAGACAAGATGCAAGAAAAGTACAGCGGTTTTCATATGCAAATGCTTACGGCAGATGGAAAAGCAATTGATTTTTATAAAAAGCTAGGTTTTGAAAGAGCTGGAAAAACTGAACCTATGTGGATTTACAAAGGCACAGAGCATTAA
- the pyrE gene encoding orotate phosphoribosyltransferase, whose translation MENLSEKIAGMLLDIEAVKISPEKPFTWASGWKSPIYCDNRLSLSHPSVRTFMKESLVSLIKEKFENIDGIAGVATAGIPQAALIADAMELPMLYVRSKPKGHGRENMIEGSMPTDTTLVVIEDLISTGGSSLKAVEALIEAGYKVAGLTAIFTYGFDVAVKNFSDARVPFYTLSSYTELLGVAVQKSYIKESELESLKAWREDPGSWGK comes from the coding sequence ATGGAAAATTTGAGTGAAAAAATAGCAGGAATGCTGCTCGATATTGAGGCAGTAAAAATTAGTCCTGAGAAGCCATTTACTTGGGCATCAGGCTGGAAATCACCTATTTACTGCGATAACAGACTTTCGCTTTCTCATCCTTCTGTGAGAACATTTATGAAAGAATCGCTAGTTTCTTTGATAAAAGAAAAGTTTGAAAACATAGACGGAATTGCTGGTGTAGCTACTGCTGGAATACCTCAAGCTGCACTTATTGCAGATGCAATGGAGTTGCCAATGTTGTATGTGCGCTCTAAACCAAAAGGGCATGGCAGAGAAAACATGATTGAGGGAAGCATGCCAACAGATACTACTTTGGTGGTAATCGAAGATTTAATTTCTACGGGTGGTAGTTCACTAAAAGCAGTTGAAGCTTTAATAGAAGCAGGTTATAAAGTGGCAGGTTTAACAGCTATTTTTACTTATGGTTTTGATGTAGCTGTTAAAAACTTTAGTGATGCTAGAGTGCCTTTCTATACTTTATCTTCATACACAGAATTATTAGGAGTAGCTGTACAAAAATCTTATATTAAAGAGAGTGAACTTGAATCGTTAAAAGCGTGGAGAGAAGATCCGGGTTCATGGGGAAAGTAA
- a CDS encoding M28 family peptidase: MSNNHLLIILSLLFITACGNIKNEESTTSVSLPEKIDSEFTGDLAYNTTAYVEKYWRIVGNAGFDSSIYKVVHALEEKGFVEESKATPQDQLTYRIEKRPLKKPTWEPISASLQIVGEDKPLLETATNRNMIAINSQSTPPEGVTAEVVYIEKPEELSKLNVKGKIVFAETNPYRIYKPAIVDGGAIGILTYDNPSYLQPEKNTTSIQFRSIPYSEELKTWAIPLSYAAKETLKKKLEAGKVNVLVKVDTKVYESEELTVVADVKGTENPKQRLVFSAHVQEPGANDNATGVGVALEMASVTAKLVKEGYFSPKRTITFLWGDEIVSTRRYVEDNSIRAQDIKWGISLDMVGENTAVTGGSFLIEKMPDPSAIWTRGKDEHTEWGASEMSLEDMKPHYLNDFVINRFTEQGKRANWQVKSNPFEGGSDHVPFLRAGIPGVLFWHFTDQFYHTDNDRIDKVSKSTLKNVGTAALISAFTLVNADENTAQTIIDETTTAGVNRLDEELTQAQIAIKDTATVASQEAIINAWEDWYVKALATCTDLVEDSTLIQNKIDSTQSVIKQKATENIDKIKEQS, translated from the coding sequence ATGTCAAATAATCACTTACTCATTATACTTTCTTTATTATTCATCACAGCTTGTGGAAATATAAAAAATGAAGAAAGTACTACATCAGTTAGCCTTCCAGAAAAAATAGACTCAGAGTTTACCGGAGACCTCGCCTACAACACCACTGCTTATGTAGAGAAATACTGGCGTATAGTTGGTAATGCTGGTTTCGATTCGAGCATTTACAAAGTGGTACATGCTTTAGAAGAGAAAGGGTTTGTTGAAGAAAGCAAAGCTACCCCACAAGATCAACTTACTTATAGAATAGAAAAACGCCCATTGAAAAAACCTACTTGGGAACCTATTTCGGCAAGCTTACAAATTGTTGGTGAAGATAAACCTTTGCTAGAAACAGCTACTAACAGAAACATGATTGCCATCAACTCGCAAAGCACTCCGCCAGAAGGAGTTACTGCAGAAGTAGTTTATATCGAAAAACCAGAAGAATTGAGTAAGCTAAATGTAAAAGGCAAGATTGTTTTTGCAGAAACCAATCCTTATAGAATTTATAAACCCGCCATTGTAGATGGTGGTGCCATCGGGATTTTAACTTACGACAATCCATCGTATTTACAGCCTGAAAAAAATACTACTTCTATTCAGTTTAGAAGTATTCCTTATAGTGAAGAATTAAAAACATGGGCCATCCCGCTGTCTTATGCCGCAAAAGAAACACTTAAGAAAAAGCTAGAAGCGGGTAAAGTAAATGTTTTGGTGAAAGTAGATACAAAGGTTTATGAGTCTGAAGAACTTACAGTAGTTGCTGATGTAAAAGGGACAGAAAATCCTAAACAAAGGCTGGTGTTTAGTGCGCACGTACAAGAACCCGGAGCAAACGACAATGCCACTGGTGTAGGTGTTGCTTTAGAAATGGCTTCTGTTACTGCCAAATTGGTAAAAGAAGGCTATTTTTCACCAAAAAGAACCATTACATTTTTATGGGGTGATGAAATTGTTTCCACCCGCCGATATGTAGAAGACAATAGCATTAGAGCACAAGATATTAAATGGGGAATCAGTTTGGATATGGTTGGGGAAAATACAGCGGTAACTGGTGGTTCTTTCCTTATTGAGAAAATGCCAGACCCAAGCGCTATCTGGACTCGCGGTAAAGACGAGCACACCGAATGGGGCGCAAGTGAAATGTCGCTAGAGGACATGAAACCTCATTACCTCAACGACTTTGTAATTAACCGATTTACTGAACAAGGTAAAAGAGCAAACTGGCAAGTGAAAAGCAATCCGTTTGAAGGTGGCAGCGACCATGTGCCTTTCTTAAGAGCTGGTATTCCGGGAGTTTTATTCTGGCATTTTACCGATCAGTTTTACCATACAGATAATGATCGCATTGATAAGGTATCAAAATCTACCCTTAAAAATGTGGGTACAGCAGCTTTAATTAGTGCTTTTACTTTGGTGAATGCTGATGAAAATACTGCTCAAACCATTATTGATGAAACCACTACGGCTGGTGTAAATCGATTAGACGAAGAATTAACTCAGGCTCAAATCGCCATTAAAGACACTGCCACGGTTGCATCTCAAGAAGCCATTATTAACGCTTGGGAAGATTGGTATGTAAAAGCCTTGGCGACCTGTACTGATCTTGTGGAAGACAGTACTTTAATTCAAAACAAAATCGACAGTACTCAATCTGTTATTAAGCAAAAAGCTACTGAAAATATAGATAAGATTAAAGAACAATCTTAA
- a CDS encoding PQQ-dependent sugar dehydrogenase, producing MLKTVLIIFFSLPIPLLAQNTYSLKSGTLKVTEVKNNLTIPWEIVWGPDQHIWLTHNQGTISRLNPKTGELINLIKVSDIYPGNSLTDTRMMGLALHPDFENKPFVFTNYTYKGDSYTDLNWDKYLKIVRYEYNSEENKLENPFVVIENIPVYDGWQIGGKLLTSIDNKLYMTIGDAKQPKHPEYHPDWDASSTPKPLDLNWYNGKIIRINFDGSVPEDNPFAEAPYGKTAKNLIWSIGHRNTQGLVFGENQMLYYSEHGPANDDEVGIISSGSNYGWPTVEGYCNTEEEIEYCNEHTEHKEPIYAWTPTIAPSNMEYYPYSKIPEFENSLLVATLTGNERSGEDIRVLSLNETGDKIINEYILFEDQAYLRIRDLCISDSGDIYFTSSNLILNSNMSLADDDKIFKISYTENTSVTGINKKSQIPIVLYPNPSKDYINIDCENCNGKFITIKDILGQSLQSSTLTDSKIRFNFPYEKYNLLLIYMDEAFIGKVIIKP from the coding sequence ATGTTGAAAACAGTACTGATTATATTTTTTAGTCTCCCTATTCCTTTATTAGCACAAAATACTTACTCTCTCAAGTCTGGCACCCTGAAAGTTACAGAAGTAAAAAATAATTTAACTATTCCATGGGAAATTGTTTGGGGACCTGATCAACACATCTGGTTAACTCATAACCAAGGAACCATAAGCCGGTTAAATCCAAAAACTGGAGAATTGATAAACTTAATTAAAGTTTCTGATATTTATCCTGGAAATAGCCTTACAGATACACGTATGATGGGTTTAGCACTTCATCCCGATTTTGAAAATAAACCTTTTGTATTCACTAACTACACTTATAAAGGAGATAGTTATACTGATCTCAACTGGGATAAATATCTCAAGATCGTACGATATGAGTATAACTCGGAAGAAAACAAACTAGAAAATCCTTTTGTAGTAATTGAAAATATTCCAGTATATGATGGTTGGCAAATAGGAGGCAAACTTTTGACAAGCATTGATAACAAATTATACATGACTATTGGAGATGCCAAACAGCCTAAGCATCCAGAATACCATCCAGATTGGGATGCAAGCTCAACTCCTAAACCACTTGATCTTAATTGGTATAATGGCAAAATAATTAGAATAAACTTCGATGGTTCTGTTCCTGAAGACAACCCCTTTGCTGAAGCTCCTTACGGGAAAACTGCTAAAAATCTCATTTGGTCAATTGGGCATAGAAATACTCAAGGTTTAGTATTTGGTGAAAATCAAATGCTTTATTATTCTGAACATGGACCTGCTAACGATGATGAAGTAGGTATAATTTCATCAGGGTCAAATTATGGCTGGCCTACTGTGGAAGGATACTGTAACACAGAAGAAGAAATAGAATATTGTAATGAACACACCGAACATAAAGAACCCATATATGCTTGGACTCCTACAATTGCACCTTCGAACATGGAATATTATCCTTACAGTAAAATTCCTGAGTTTGAGAATAGTTTGCTTGTTGCCACATTAACAGGTAATGAACGATCTGGTGAAGACATTAGAGTACTTTCTCTAAACGAAACCGGAGATAAAATCATCAACGAATATATCCTCTTTGAAGATCAGGCTTATTTAAGAATAAGAGATTTATGTATCTCAGATTCTGGTGATATTTACTTCACTTCGTCAAATCTAATTTTAAATTCAAATATGAGTTTGGCTGATGACGATAAGATATTCAAAATCTCTTACACCGAAAACACCTCTGTAACTGGCATCAATAAAAAAAGCCAGATTCCTATAGTTTTATACCCAAACCCCAGTAAAGATTACATTAATATAGATTGTGAAAATTGTAATGGTAAGTTTATTACAATTAAAGATATACTAGGTCAAAGTTTGCAATCAAGCACCTTAACCGATAGCAAAATTCGTTTCAACTTCCCTTATGAGAAATACAATTTATTATTGATTTATATGGATGAAGCTTTCATTGGAAAGGTTATCATCAAGCCTTAA
- a CDS encoding efflux RND transporter periplasmic adaptor subunit: protein MKTRQIVTIIIVIVIVGGSFGLMSLFSGMKELPEQKAVAESVKFVKTEKIIYSDVLTKVEGFGRTSSSQPLDVIAEVKGRIINGNIPLKEGQKFRKGDLLFSIDDTEAKLQLKSKKSTFLKSIASILPDFKIDYPKSFDTWQAYFESIELDKPLPELPEYRNNQEKTYLATKSIFTDFYAIRSDEFNITKHKIYAPFNGTISEVSIYPGTFASAGNKIAKILETNNLELKVAVSIDDVSWLKIGKEINISSENNMQQWQGKIVRIGDFVNENTQSIDVFVQLYPGQDKVYEGMYLRASMPGKVVNEGMEIPRNAVFNGSQVYTVEDSLLKVNDIKIHKINSETVVFTGIDAGKDIVIEPLVNAYNNMKVAKLKEPINVEVANTDSK, encoded by the coding sequence ATGAAAACCAGGCAGATTGTTACCATCATTATAGTTATTGTGATTGTTGGAGGTTCCTTTGGCCTTATGAGCTTATTTTCAGGAATGAAAGAACTACCAGAACAAAAAGCAGTAGCAGAAAGTGTTAAATTCGTAAAAACAGAAAAAATAATTTATTCTGATGTTCTTACCAAGGTCGAAGGTTTTGGTCGCACTAGTTCATCTCAACCATTAGATGTAATTGCAGAAGTTAAAGGCAGAATTATCAATGGTAACATTCCTTTAAAAGAAGGGCAAAAGTTTAGAAAAGGAGACTTGTTGTTTTCTATTGATGATACCGAAGCCAAATTACAGCTTAAGTCTAAGAAGAGTACTTTCTTAAAAAGCATTGCATCTATATTACCAGATTTTAAAATTGACTACCCAAAAAGTTTTGATACTTGGCAAGCATATTTTGAGTCGATAGAATTAGATAAACCATTACCAGAATTACCTGAGTACAGAAACAATCAGGAGAAAACCTATCTGGCAACCAAAAGCATCTTTACCGATTTTTATGCAATCCGTTCCGATGAATTTAATATAACAAAACACAAAATATACGCGCCATTTAATGGTACCATTTCGGAAGTAAGCATTTATCCGGGCACATTTGCTAGCGCAGGAAATAAAATAGCTAAAATATTAGAAACCAATAATTTAGAATTAAAAGTAGCGGTTTCTATTGATGATGTAAGCTGGTTAAAAATCGGAAAAGAGATCAACATTTCTTCTGAAAATAACATGCAACAATGGCAAGGTAAGATTGTGCGAATTGGTGATTTTGTAAATGAAAACACGCAATCTATCGATGTGTTTGTACAGCTTTATCCCGGACAAGACAAAGTATACGAAGGTATGTATCTACGTGCATCTATGCCTGGTAAAGTGGTAAACGAAGGCATGGAAATTCCTAGAAATGCTGTTTTTAATGGTTCTCAAGTTTACACCGTAGAAGATAGTTTACTTAAAGTAAATGATATTAAAATCCACAAAATTAATTCTGAAACGGTGGTTTTTACTGGTATAGACGCTGGAAAAGATATCGTAATAGAGCCTTTGGTAAATGCTTATAACAATATGAAAGTTGCCAAACTAAAAGAGCCAATTAATGTAGAAGTGGCTAACACTGATAGCAAATAA
- a CDS encoding DUF6268 family outer membrane beta-barrel protein — MKKYFLILVFSLGLQQILTAQENNQDSIKWATPNVKYMPMGRGLDISYTRIFTSIIDSKAEVDRLQDNNANLNALENLEFDIKFPIFLKDRTQILGSFEYTFDFYRFDPEDVADYELYSRLNKRPLRSRKAKFYLMHSFDSKHYLNVRIAGALNGDVGESEQSLYEFTKFTVAMMYGWQKSPTNSYGVGLYAGYTLGRPTIYPVLEWNKSWNEHWGFESKLPAKFMLRYSPNKDMNVYGGYDVDGISYRLVSESEDSELLKEYEVRRSDLMLTLNLEKRVYDFIWVGIKGGINFNVRLDASDGNHIYQDKDLITSQIRPAPYVNLSIFVVPTDGLKKLVGLD, encoded by the coding sequence ATGAAAAAATACTTTTTAATATTAGTTTTTTCGCTAGGTCTACAGCAAATATTAACAGCACAAGAAAATAACCAAGACTCTATTAAATGGGCAACACCTAATGTAAAATACATGCCAATGGGGCGAGGCCTCGATATCAGTTATACTAGAATTTTCACTTCAATAATCGACTCTAAAGCAGAAGTAGACAGATTGCAAGACAACAATGCCAACTTGAATGCATTAGAGAATCTTGAATTTGATATTAAGTTTCCCATCTTTCTAAAAGATCGCACTCAAATTCTCGGTAGTTTCGAATATACCTTTGACTTTTATCGCTTCGATCCGGAAGACGTAGCAGACTATGAACTTTACAGCCGACTCAACAAAAGACCTCTAAGATCACGCAAAGCCAAGTTTTATCTCATGCACAGTTTTGACAGCAAACATTATTTAAATGTTAGAATTGCTGGTGCACTTAATGGTGATGTAGGAGAATCTGAACAATCGCTTTACGAGTTCACTAAATTTACTGTAGCAATGATGTACGGTTGGCAAAAGAGTCCAACCAATTCTTATGGTGTTGGACTTTATGCAGGTTACACTTTAGGTCGACCAACTATATATCCAGTATTAGAATGGAATAAATCGTGGAATGAACACTGGGGTTTCGAATCTAAACTACCAGCCAAATTCATGTTAAGATATTCTCCCAACAAAGATATGAACGTTTACGGTGGTTATGATGTAGACGGTATTAGTTACAGACTAGTTAGTGAGAGTGAAGATTCGGAGTTACTTAAAGAGTATGAAGTAAGGCGCTCAGACTTAATGCTAACTCTTAATCTTGAGAAAAGAGTATATGATTTTATCTGGGTTGGCATTAAAGGAGGTATAAACTTTAATGTCCGTTTAGATGCTTCCGATGGTAATCACATCTACCAAGACAAAGACTTAATCACTAGCCAAATTAGACCTGCACCTTATGTGAATTTATCAATTTTTGTGGTACCTACCGATGGCTTAAAAAAGCTAGTAGGTTTGGATTAA
- a CDS encoding alpha/beta hydrolase — protein MQNDSGNTWIKSKIDSNKPKAVFILVHGLNNQAKLMYPFADAIAAEGYSVYVPVLDGHANDYAKFKVIEKEDWLCNIKSAYEIALAEAERLNCPLAYIGFSLGGLLGSLAKSEGFMPKVEKLILLAPALEMTFFSSLIRPLLRFNLQFGIPSRAPGAYRAHSFMPVKAYKTLFELKKQLDRGVLEKLNIPTLLFIDKKDELVSFKKLMNFISLHQLSNWNVKILLSKKNRGIHHMIADPYYAGDHNWRLMVDETCNFFTNS, from the coding sequence ATGCAGAATGATTCAGGAAATACTTGGATAAAATCTAAAATTGATAGTAATAAGCCCAAAGCAGTTTTTATACTCGTACATGGGTTAAACAATCAGGCTAAATTGATGTATCCTTTTGCTGATGCTATTGCAGCAGAAGGATACAGTGTTTATGTGCCTGTGCTCGATGGGCATGCAAACGATTATGCAAAGTTTAAAGTGATTGAGAAAGAAGACTGGCTTTGTAACATAAAATCTGCTTACGAAATCGCTTTGGCAGAAGCAGAAAGGCTCAATTGTCCTTTAGCTTATATTGGTTTTTCTTTAGGTGGTTTATTAGGCTCACTGGCAAAGTCAGAAGGATTTATGCCAAAGGTTGAAAAGCTAATTTTACTGGCTCCGGCACTAGAAATGACTTTCTTTTCTAGTTTGATTAGACCTTTACTGCGATTTAATTTACAGTTTGGAATTCCTAGTAGAGCACCTGGTGCTTACAGGGCTCATTCTTTTATGCCGGTTAAAGCGTATAAAACCTTATTTGAGCTTAAAAAGCAATTGGATAGGGGAGTGCTTGAAAAATTAAATATTCCTACACTTTTGTTTATAGACAAAAAAGACGAGTTGGTAAGCTTTAAAAAGCTGATGAACTTTATCAGTTTGCATCAGCTTTCTAATTGGAATGTGAAAATTTTATTGAGCAAAAAGAACAGAGGTATCCACCATATGATTGCCGATCCTTATTATGCAGGTGACCATAACTGGCGATTAATGGTAGACGAAACCTGTAATTTTTTTACTAATAGCTAA
- a CDS encoding lysophospholipid acyltransferase family protein, which translates to MSKKLRKEIKYNVLFLLVKFLIWLSEIFPRNWVVSFYGTLGRLAYKFAKKSKRRTIKHLTMAFGKEKSKEEIHQMAAEVYENIGKNFADIVRLLSVKSLEKFEKVVDTEGEEHLEKAYKKGKGVICLTCHLGAFELTGTNVALRNYPTFVIGTRMKDPKLDGLLVKNRTSRGIENIYRGEDTIKLIRGLKTGKVVCILIDQDTKVKSTFVDFFGIPAKTPIGATLLALKTDAAIVPMAATLGKDGRQKVVFKPEIEVVKTGDYDKDLVTNTALFSKALEDFIRESPTQWVWMHERWKHRPEGEEVNPNDIEVSY; encoded by the coding sequence ATGAGTAAAAAACTAAGAAAAGAGATCAAGTATAATGTGCTCTTTTTATTAGTGAAATTTTTAATCTGGTTATCAGAGATATTCCCGAGAAACTGGGTAGTATCTTTCTATGGTACCTTAGGTAGACTAGCTTATAAATTTGCTAAAAAATCAAAACGCAGAACCATCAAACACCTTACGATGGCTTTCGGGAAGGAAAAGTCGAAAGAAGAAATCCATCAGATGGCAGCAGAAGTGTATGAAAACATCGGTAAAAACTTTGCCGATATTGTAAGACTTCTAAGTGTAAAATCACTAGAGAAATTTGAAAAAGTAGTTGATACAGAAGGAGAAGAACACCTTGAAAAGGCCTACAAAAAGGGAAAAGGAGTAATTTGCCTTACCTGCCATTTAGGTGCTTTTGAGCTCACAGGAACCAATGTAGCTTTAAGAAACTATCCTACTTTTGTGATTGGTACTAGAATGAAAGACCCCAAGCTGGATGGATTATTAGTGAAAAACAGAACCAGTAGAGGTATTGAAAATATCTATCGTGGAGAAGATACCATCAAATTAATAAGAGGTTTAAAAACTGGAAAAGTTGTTTGTATTTTGATCGATCAGGATACAAAAGTTAAAAGTACCTTTGTAGATTTCTTTGGAATACCAGCAAAGACTCCAATAGGAGCCACATTGCTTGCACTAAAAACAGACGCAGCTATAGTACCAATGGCAGCTACTCTCGGTAAAGATGGCCGACAAAAAGTCGTATTCAAACCAGAAATTGAAGTGGTAAAAACTGGAGATTACGACAAAGACTTGGTTACAAACACCGCTTTATTCTCAAAAGCATTAGAAGACTTTATTAGAGAAAGCCCAACACAATGGGTTTGGATGCACGAAAGATGGAAACACAGGCCAGAAGGCGAAGAAGTGAATCCAAATGATATTGAGGTTAGCTATTAG